A genome region from Bacillaceae bacterium IKA-2 includes the following:
- the rsbW gene encoding anti-sigma B factor RsbW, whose amino-acid sequence MNTSDFLEMKVPAKPEYVGVIRLTISGIANRLGYTYDDIEDIKIAVAEACTNVVNHAYQEDVGQMTIGCGVYDDRLEIMVADQGRSFSLEDIKEGFGPININKPISDLKEGGLGLFLIDTLMDKVEISNSTGVIIIMTKFLQRGEVEQSDGQISATPTDQ is encoded by the coding sequence ATAAACACATCTGATTTCTTAGAGATGAAAGTACCTGCAAAACCTGAATATGTAGGTGTTATTAGATTGACAATTTCAGGGATTGCTAATAGACTTGGATACACTTATGATGACATTGAAGATATAAAGATAGCTGTAGCTGAAGCGTGTACAAACGTCGTAAATCATGCCTACCAAGAAGATGTAGGTCAAATGACGATCGGTTGCGGTGTTTATGACGATCGCTTAGAAATTATGGTAGCGGATCAAGGTAGAAGTTTTTCTTTAGAAGACATAAAGGAAGGTTTCGGTCCGATTAACATAAATAAACCAATTTCAGACTTAAAGGAAGGTGGTCTTGGCTTATTTCTTATTGATACTTTAATGGATAAAGTTGAAATTAGTAATAGTACCGGGGTTATTATCATCATGACCAAGTTCCTACAAAGAGGTGAGGTGGAACAGAGTGACGGACAGATTTCAGCGACACCCACAGATCAGTAA
- a CDS encoding STAS domain-containing protein, whose protein sequence is MDLEINHIKKEGKQFIFLKGEIDVYTSVKLKEILIPLTDIAENEVIVDLAQVSYIDSTGLGIFIGALKSTHKNNSSLKLIGLVERVRRLFRITGLDEVIDIEESKREEAK, encoded by the coding sequence ATGGATTTAGAAATTAACCACATAAAAAAAGAAGGAAAACAATTTATATTTCTAAAAGGTGAAATTGATGTTTATACTTCGGTTAAACTAAAAGAGATACTCATTCCTTTAACGGATATAGCAGAAAATGAAGTTATTGTCGATCTTGCTCAAGTTTCTTATATTGATAGCACAGGTTTGGGAATTTTCATTGGGGCTTTGAAATCTACTCATAAGAATAATAGTTCATTAAAACTTATTGGCTTAGTAGAGAGAGTGAGACGGTTGTTCCGAATTACTGGGTTAGATGAGGTTATTGACATCGAAGAAAGTAAGAGGGAGGAAGCAAAGTGA
- a CDS encoding PP2C family protein-serine/threonine phosphatase translates to MEKTDNLQEMYKLILEGYLLTKSEQALSEAQKFSRQLIKTNMSPEEMVNIHITVAQEFIPNQPQEILDSNDLLLEVMVGYGLAYREHQSLRDRQKELDTEFEIAAKMQQELLPKCVPQKKSLDIGIKSIAANIVGGDYYHFKEDNKNNLGVAVADIIGKGVPAALCMSMIKYAMDSLLEEKLQPGTLLENLNRVVEKNISSDMFITMIYGSYDLINHRFSYAGAGHEPGFYYRNKSNEYLDLNTKGLVLGLTQTAKFQEYEIKVERGDLIVLLSDGVTECRTENGFLDRFEIPKLINKYLHLSAQEIVENVYLELEKLQGFQIKDDFTLMILRRLV, encoded by the coding sequence ATGGAAAAAACAGACAACTTACAGGAAATGTATAAATTAATACTAGAGGGCTACTTGTTAACAAAAAGCGAGCAGGCGCTTTCTGAAGCCCAGAAGTTTTCACGACAATTAATTAAGACAAATATGTCGCCTGAGGAAATGGTAAATATTCATATAACCGTTGCTCAAGAATTTATTCCTAACCAACCTCAAGAAATATTAGATTCTAATGATTTGCTGTTGGAAGTTATGGTAGGCTATGGGCTAGCATATCGTGAGCATCAAAGCTTACGTGATCGTCAAAAGGAATTGGATACTGAATTTGAGATTGCTGCTAAAATGCAACAAGAATTGTTGCCGAAGTGCGTACCTCAAAAAAAATCTCTTGATATTGGGATAAAAAGTATTGCTGCTAATATAGTAGGTGGTGATTACTATCACTTTAAAGAAGATAACAAGAATAATCTAGGTGTAGCAGTTGCAGACATAATTGGGAAAGGCGTACCAGCTGCATTATGTATGTCAATGATTAAGTATGCGATGGATAGTTTGCTTGAAGAAAAGCTGCAGCCTGGTACATTACTTGAAAACTTAAATCGTGTTGTCGAAAAAAATATTAGTTCAGATATGTTTATCACGATGATATATGGTTCGTATGACCTGATAAATCATCGCTTTTCTTATGCTGGAGCCGGTCATGAACCAGGTTTTTATTACCGTAATAAGTCAAATGAGTATCTTGATTTAAATACAAAAGGTCTCGTCTTAGGTTTAACACAAACGGCAAAATTTCAAGAATATGAAATAAAAGTCGAAAGAGGTGATCTTATCGTACTTCTTTCTGATGGGGTTACAGAGTGTCGAACAGAAAATGGATTTCTTGATCGATTTGAAATCCCTAAATTAATTAATAAATATCTTCATTTATCGGCTCAGGAAATAGTCGAAAATGTTTATCTTGAGTTAGAAAAGCTCCAAGGTTTTCAAATAAAAGATGACTTTACTTTAATGATTTTAAGAAGACTAGTTTAA
- a CDS encoding type II toxin-antitoxin system PemK/MazF family toxin, translated as MIVKRGDVYFADLSPVVGSEQGGVRPVLIIQNDIGNRFSPTVIVAAITAQIQKAKLPTHVEINAKRYGFDRDSVILLEQVRTIDKQRLTDKITHLDEDMMTRVNDALQISLGLIDF; from the coding sequence TTGATTGTAAAGCGTGGCGACGTTTATTTTGCCGACCTCTCACCTGTTGTTGGTTCAGAACAAGGTGGAGTTAGGCCTGTCCTCATCATTCAAAATGATATCGGGAATCGATTTAGCCCAACAGTCATTGTAGCAGCTATTACAGCTCAGATTCAGAAGGCCAAACTACCAACACATGTAGAAATCAATGCAAAGCGGTATGGATTTGATCGTGATTCTGTAATTCTTTTAGAGCAAGTTCGTACGATTGATAAACAACGTTTAACTGATAAAATCACTCATCTAGATGAAGATATGATGACACGGGTAAACGATGCATTACAAATTAGTCTTGGTCTAATTGATTTTTAA
- a CDS encoding ribbon-helix-helix protein, CopG family, with the protein MSNSTKKITVSLPQHLLNEVDGLIKSENVNRSEFISQATKAYLREKKKRQIRETMQQGYMEMAKINLNIAAEAFLAEEEAESTLDRLVSGV; encoded by the coding sequence GTGTCTAATAGCACAAAGAAAATCACGGTTAGCTTACCACAACATTTATTAAATGAGGTTGATGGCTTGATTAAAAGTGAAAATGTAAACCGAAGTGAATTCATTTCGCAAGCGACAAAAGCGTATTTGCGAGAAAAAAAGAAACGCCAGATTCGAGAAACAATGCAACAAGGGTACATGGAAATGGCCAAAATTAATTTGAATATTGCTGCAGAAGCTTTTCTTGCTGAGGAGGAAGCAGAGAGCACATTAGATCGCCTAGTTAGTGGGGTGTAG
- the alr gene encoding alanine racemase, giving the protein MEKSNCFYRDTWVEIDLDAIEDNIKSIKRNLPKEVKLMAAVKADGYGHGAVQVAFTALAAGADYLGVAILDEALVLRREGIKAPILVLGWVRPCDINLAAENKITLTVFQAEWLREAGDYLQPHLKCFFHLKIDTGMGRIGIRTKSEGKAVIDCIKENSQYELEGVYTHLATADEKDLAYFDKQYASFSEMLEWLESEKVDVPLIHCGNSAATIRFPTKMFTMTRVGISMYGLIPSKEIADEIPFELKEAFSFHSKIIHVKEIYPNEGISYGVTYKAKQKEWIATIPVGYGDGWTRKNSLGGCVLVEGERVPIVGRVCMDQMMVKLNKKVDVGIQVTLIGEQMGEKIPVDEVAKRLETINYEIPCMISPRVPRVFLKNKKIITISNGIF; this is encoded by the coding sequence TTGGAAAAATCGAACTGTTTTTACCGAGATACGTGGGTTGAAATTGACCTTGATGCTATAGAAGATAATATTAAATCAATAAAGAGGAATTTACCTAAAGAAGTGAAGCTTATGGCAGCTGTAAAAGCTGATGGTTATGGTCATGGAGCAGTTCAAGTTGCTTTTACGGCATTAGCAGCCGGTGCCGATTATTTAGGTGTAGCGATTTTAGATGAAGCGTTAGTTTTAAGAAGGGAAGGCATTAAAGCCCCAATTTTGGTGTTAGGGTGGGTGAGGCCTTGCGATATAAATTTAGCGGCGGAAAACAAAATCACCTTAACGGTATTTCAAGCTGAATGGTTACGAGAAGCCGGGGACTATCTTCAACCCCATCTAAAATGTTTTTTTCATTTAAAAATTGACACAGGTATGGGTCGGATTGGAATAAGAACGAAAAGTGAAGGAAAAGCTGTAATTGATTGTATAAAAGAAAATAGTCAATATGAATTGGAAGGGGTCTACACACATCTTGCGACTGCAGATGAAAAAGACCTAGCTTATTTCGATAAGCAATATGCTAGTTTTAGTGAAATGCTTGAATGGTTGGAGTCTGAAAAAGTAGATGTCCCGCTTATTCACTGTGGTAATAGTGCAGCCACAATAAGATTTCCAACAAAAATGTTTACGATGACGAGAGTCGGCATTTCAATGTATGGACTAATTCCATCAAAAGAAATTGCGGATGAAATTCCTTTTGAACTTAAAGAGGCTTTTTCGTTTCATAGCAAAATAATTCATGTAAAAGAAATTTATCCTAATGAAGGAATTAGTTATGGGGTAACCTATAAAGCAAAGCAAAAGGAATGGATCGCGACAATTCCTGTTGGCTATGGCGATGGCTGGACCCGTAAGAATAGCTTAGGCGGTTGTGTCCTAGTTGAAGGAGAAAGAGTTCCGATAGTAGGAAGAGTATGCATGGACCAAATGATGGTAAAACTGAATAAAAAAGTTGATGTCGGGATTCAAGTTACTTTAATTGGAGAACAAATGGGAGAAAAAATTCCTGTTGATGAAGTAGCTAAGCGACTTGAGACAATTAATTATGAAATTCCTTGTATGATTAGTCCGCGAGTGCCAAGAGTTTTCTTGAAAAACAAGAAAATTATTACTATTAGTAATGGAATTTTTTAA
- a CDS encoding DUF4367 domain-containing protein produces MKKIISIIFTSIILLGLLTACGEKSQEDIIEDLGEKIKNMTGYKAEALMTLETGKEPQQYDVEIWHKQANYYRVALNNAQKDQSQIILRNDEGVFVLTPALNKSFRFQSDWPDNNSQVYLYESLVNDILMDPERTFTATDDHYVFQTKTNYANKNLHQQEITLNKKDLTPVMIKIKDVELNVLVTVQFNDFELNASFNDGDFDMDRNMTGAQLESLPAMAQESDEPLVVSFPMYVPDGTMLSDSNEVNIDEGKRIILSYTGDKNFTLIQQKSRVQQASIPMHVADGDPVDLGFTIGALSSETQTKSINWSYDGADFFLASKDLSEEEMISIARSVYGTQVK; encoded by the coding sequence ATGAAAAAAATCATTTCAATAATTTTCACGTCTATAATACTATTAGGTCTACTAACTGCTTGTGGCGAAAAATCGCAAGAAGACATCATCGAAGATCTAGGTGAAAAAATTAAAAATATGACTGGTTACAAAGCTGAAGCTCTTATGACTTTAGAAACAGGAAAAGAGCCACAACAATATGATGTGGAAATTTGGCATAAGCAGGCTAATTATTATCGTGTCGCTTTAAATAACGCACAAAAAGATCAAAGCCAAATAATCCTCCGAAATGATGAAGGAGTTTTCGTACTTACACCGGCGTTAAATAAAAGTTTTCGGTTTCAAAGTGATTGGCCAGATAATAACAGCCAAGTATATTTATATGAGTCACTTGTAAATGATATTTTAATGGACCCAGAAAGAACATTTACAGCTACTGACGATCACTATGTGTTCCAAACGAAAACAAACTATGCAAATAAAAATTTACACCAACAAGAAATTACGCTAAATAAAAAGGATTTAACGCCTGTAATGATTAAAATCAAGGATGTTGAATTAAATGTCTTAGTAACTGTGCAGTTTAATGACTTCGAGCTTAATGCTAGTTTTAATGATGGCGACTTCGATATGGACCGCAATATGACGGGAGCCCAACTAGAAAGTCTACCTGCCATGGCCCAAGAAAGTGATGAGCCACTTGTTGTCTCGTTCCCAATGTATGTCCCTGATGGAACTATGTTAAGCGATTCAAACGAAGTAAACATTGATGAAGGAAAGCGAATTATTTTATCGTATACAGGAGATAAAAACTTCACACTGATCCAACAAAAGAGTAGAGTTCAACAAGCGAGTATTCCAATGCACGTCGCTGATGGTGACCCTGTTGATTTAGGATTTACAATTGGTGCTTTGTCAAGCGAAACACAAACTAAATCGATTAATTGGTCCTATGATGGAGCCGATTTCTTCTTAGCATCGAAAGATTTAAGTGAAGAGGAAATGATTTCAATTGCTAGGTCGGTCTATGGTACACAAGTGAAATAA
- a CDS encoding NAD(P)H-hydrate dehydratase produces MVTGEEMRQIDRYTIEEIGLKEELLMENAGQAFVNCILPLLEKKTARIAVLIGVGNNGGDGFVISRCLLEKGYQVDVWIVPPSNKLKGAARYHLEVFLKCGYRFMDYGATTCGDFSDHLMRNTHVIDALLGTGLEGSLRSPYKEIIENVNQLDCTIISVDLPSGLTAEGDTEISCAIKADHTVTLQCPKLGAFTYPSREHYGELYTVDIGIPRLAIDQVSTNRFLWTERDVKQTLPVRKPSSHKGSHGKALIIAGSTTMTGAPILTTKACFRLGAGLVTLATPDIAHETIASQIIEAIFHLCPSKNGEIDHLNLTDEFLDNSFDAIAIGPGIGRSNKGLFLESLLKSYEKPLVIDADGLYYLKNYLMMLPKRKGVTILTPHLGEFAYLTGQSIGKIEKHRFQLSKQFATHYGVYLILKGPYTIITTPSGQQFINTSGNSALAKGGTGDVLTGMVLALVMQQKDVQSAISNAVFLHGKAADHLTSIGNSPLSIIASDLVEAMPQVLKQFENHYHK; encoded by the coding sequence GTGGTAACTGGTGAAGAAATGCGCCAAATCGATCGCTATACCATTGAGGAAATTGGCTTAAAAGAAGAATTACTAATGGAAAATGCCGGGCAAGCTTTTGTTAATTGTATTTTACCGTTGTTAGAAAAAAAGACAGCTAGAATTGCTGTACTAATCGGTGTTGGCAATAACGGTGGTGATGGTTTTGTTATTTCTAGGTGTTTGTTAGAAAAAGGCTATCAAGTTGATGTATGGATTGTTCCTCCATCAAATAAACTGAAAGGTGCGGCACGCTATCATCTGGAAGTGTTCTTGAAATGTGGGTATCGATTTATGGACTATGGGGCAACAACATGTGGTGATTTTTCGGATCATTTAATGCGAAATACACATGTTATTGACGCGCTCCTTGGCACTGGATTAGAGGGGTCATTACGCTCGCCGTATAAAGAAATCATTGAAAATGTCAATCAGCTCGACTGTACGATTATTTCCGTTGATCTACCTAGTGGTTTAACTGCTGAAGGAGATACTGAAATTTCTTGTGCGATTAAAGCTGACCATACAGTTACTCTTCAGTGTCCGAAACTCGGCGCCTTTACTTATCCTTCTAGAGAGCATTATGGAGAACTCTATACTGTTGATATTGGGATACCAAGGCTGGCTATTGACCAAGTTTCTACTAACCGCTTTCTATGGACAGAACGGGATGTTAAGCAGACGTTGCCGGTAAGAAAGCCATCATCACACAAAGGAAGTCATGGAAAAGCTTTAATTATTGCAGGCTCGACAACTATGACGGGAGCACCGATACTGACAACAAAAGCATGTTTTCGGTTAGGCGCTGGACTAGTTACGCTAGCGACGCCTGACATCGCGCATGAAACGATTGCAAGTCAAATCATTGAAGCGATCTTTCATCTATGCCCATCAAAAAATGGCGAAATTGATCATTTGAATCTTACCGATGAGTTTCTGGACAATAGCTTTGACGCTATTGCTATAGGCCCAGGGATTGGTAGAAGTAATAAAGGTTTATTTTTAGAATCGTTGCTTAAAAGTTACGAGAAACCGCTAGTCATTGATGCGGATGGACTTTATTACTTGAAAAACTACTTAATGATGTTACCCAAACGTAAAGGGGTAACAATCCTAACCCCTCATTTAGGAGAGTTCGCCTATCTGACTGGGCAATCTATTGGCAAGATAGAAAAACATCGGTTTCAGCTTTCAAAACAATTTGCTACCCATTACGGAGTTTACCTTATTTTAAAAGGACCGTACACAATTATCACCACACCGAGTGGACAACAGTTTATTAATACTAGTGGGAATTCGGCGTTGGCGAAGGGTGGGACAGGTGACGTACTTACAGGTATGGTGCTAGCTTTAGTGATGCAACAGAAAGATGTACAATCGGCTATTAGTAATGCGGTCTTTCTTCATGGTAAAGCTGCGGATCACTTAACTAGTATTGGAAATAGCCCATTAAGCATTATCGCTTCTGACCTAGTTGAGGCTATGCCGCAAGTTTTGAAGCAATTCGAAAATCATTATCACAAATAA
- the acpS gene encoding holo-ACP synthase, with product MITGLGIDIVELQRISEAINRNSNFVKRILTETERSYFDKLTKRRKVEFLAGRFAAKEAFVKAAGTGIGRNYSWQDIEIIPDENGKPLLQTKRELGRIQLSISHSREYAVANVIIENSD from the coding sequence ATGATAACTGGCTTGGGGATTGATATTGTAGAATTGCAAAGGATTTCGGAGGCTATTAATAGAAATAGCAACTTTGTGAAAAGAATCTTAACAGAAACAGAGCGATCCTATTTTGATAAGCTTACAAAGCGGAGAAAAGTTGAGTTTTTAGCAGGGCGCTTTGCGGCGAAAGAAGCTTTTGTGAAAGCGGCGGGAACAGGGATTGGTAGAAACTATTCTTGGCAGGATATAGAAATTATTCCTGATGAAAATGGCAAACCGCTGCTGCAAACGAAAAGGGAGTTAGGACGAATTCAGCTGTCGATCTCTCACTCAAGAGAGTATGCTGTTGCCAATGTAATCATTGAGAATTCCGATTAG
- a CDS encoding rhomboid family intramembrane serine protease: MFVRNESFRSFLRSYPVISGIVIVHLVLFLWMFLFRPLGGEIIYLLGVGHNLSVTNGDWWRLITPIFMHVSPGHFLFNSFALVLFGPALERQLGKGRFIAIYLLTGVLANIATYYIGGPGYPPHLGASGAIFGLFGLYAYMAFYRKDLIDQDNSQVVMTILVIGLIMTFVNPRINIYAHIFGVIAGAALAPVFLYKLKKYVPQYRHVFDRDEVTFNPNRWKKRRLNASTKQKILWIIFAIFVIIGVMFR; this comes from the coding sequence ATGTTTGTAAGAAATGAGAGTTTTCGTTCGTTCCTTCGATCTTATCCTGTCATATCCGGGATTGTTATCGTCCATCTCGTTCTTTTTTTATGGATGTTTCTGTTCCGTCCTTTAGGTGGGGAAATTATTTATTTGCTAGGGGTCGGGCATAATTTGTCCGTTACTAACGGGGACTGGTGGCGTTTGATTACACCAATTTTTATGCATGTTTCACCAGGGCATTTTTTATTTAACTCTTTTGCATTAGTGCTCTTTGGACCGGCACTTGAAAGACAACTTGGCAAAGGCCGTTTTATCGCCATTTATCTGTTAACTGGGGTACTAGCCAATATCGCTACTTATTATATAGGCGGTCCAGGATATCCACCTCACTTAGGAGCTTCTGGTGCAATTTTTGGTCTTTTTGGCCTTTACGCTTATATGGCTTTTTATCGTAAAGATTTAATTGATCAAGACAATTCTCAAGTCGTCATGACGATCCTTGTTATTGGCTTAATTATGACATTTGTAAACCCGCGTATTAATATTTATGCCCATATCTTTGGAGTAATTGCTGGCGCGGCCCTTGCACCTGTGTTCTTGTATAAACTAAAAAAGTATGTACCACAATACCGCCATGTATTTGATAGAGACGAAGTTACCTTTAATCCAAACCGTTGGAAAAAACGCCGCTTAAACGCCAGCACTAAGCAAAAGATTTTATGGATCATTTTTGCAATCTTTGTGATCATCGGCGTTATGTTTAGATGA
- a CDS encoding iron ABC transporter permease, with protein MNNDSKKKSQLNSSQNAKVGENISPTLLHFFRRKWLSIWRGNPPGSVLLLFGVVVGLIMSIPIIYVMWRSLFAGVDSWVRLLDGRIPQLLWDTFSLTFAVTLFAIIIGVSLAWIVIRTDLPGRKLWQWLLALPLVIPPYVGAVTYIIVFGPSGWMRDFWRDTSWLVETFGDYSLNIYSFWGVFFVLTMFTYPYVYLISSAALRKMNRNFEEVARSQGMSTAQIFWKVNLPFLRPAIGAGAILISLYVLSDFGAIAMLRYVTFTAAIYFQRAGFDTASASVLSLVLILLTVMILWIESRTRKKNKYYQTSNTYREPEILKLGKWKPFALLYAILVFFVSVLLPISVLVYWSNIGIRMGALDNRFFGFAWNSLKVSLFAAVLCMLLALPIIYLKTRYPSVITTVIDKLCYAGYALPGVIVALGFVFIFNNHIPILYNTFIMVALAFVVRFLPQAMQAGEASLSLVSPRIDEAARSLGYPPWKVMYKVILPTILPGILAGGALVFVSSIKELPATLMLRPPGFDTLAVRVYFEASEAIYHLAAPAALLIVLVSIIPLRYMLKKY; from the coding sequence ATGAACAATGACAGCAAAAAAAAGTCACAATTAAATAGTAGTCAAAATGCCAAGGTTGGGGAAAATATTTCCCCAACCCTTCTCCATTTCTTTAGAAGGAAATGGCTAAGCATTTGGCGTGGTAACCCTCCAGGGTCAGTGTTACTTCTGTTCGGGGTTGTAGTAGGGCTTATTATGTCGATTCCAATTATTTATGTAATGTGGCGCTCGCTTTTTGCTGGAGTCGACAGTTGGGTACGTCTTTTAGATGGTAGAATTCCACAATTACTATGGGACACGTTTTCGCTGACTTTTGCCGTTACGCTATTTGCAATTATCATTGGAGTTTCGCTTGCGTGGATCGTTATCCGCACTGATCTTCCAGGACGAAAATTATGGCAATGGTTATTAGCATTGCCACTTGTTATTCCGCCGTATGTTGGGGCGGTTACATATATTATAGTGTTTGGTCCAAGTGGTTGGATGCGCGATTTTTGGCGAGATACATCCTGGCTTGTTGAAACTTTTGGTGATTATTCTTTAAATATTTATTCGTTTTGGGGAGTGTTTTTTGTACTGACAATGTTTACGTATCCGTATGTATACTTAATTTCAAGTGCAGCGCTTCGTAAAATGAACCGTAACTTTGAAGAAGTAGCTCGTTCGCAAGGGATGAGTACAGCACAAATATTTTGGAAAGTAAATTTACCATTTTTACGACCGGCAATTGGTGCAGGAGCAATTCTTATTTCTCTTTATGTACTATCTGATTTTGGCGCAATTGCGATGTTACGTTATGTAACGTTCACAGCTGCAATTTATTTTCAAAGAGCAGGCTTTGATACTGCTTCTGCTTCGGTATTGAGTTTAGTACTAATCTTACTAACCGTAATGATTCTTTGGATTGAGTCACGTACACGTAAGAAAAATAAGTATTATCAAACTTCGAACACGTACCGCGAACCAGAAATTTTAAAGTTAGGTAAATGGAAGCCCTTTGCCTTACTATATGCGATTCTTGTATTCTTTGTATCTGTGCTGTTACCGATAAGTGTACTTGTTTATTGGTCTAATATTGGGATTCGTATGGGTGCATTGGATAACCGTTTCTTCGGCTTTGCTTGGAATAGTTTAAAAGTTTCTCTCTTTGCAGCAGTATTATGTATGCTCCTTGCACTACCGATTATTTATTTAAAAACACGTTACCCTTCAGTTATAACAACTGTTATCGATAAATTATGTTATGCAGGGTATGCATTACCAGGGGTTATTGTTGCTTTAGGTTTTGTGTTCATTTTTAATAATCATATTCCGATCCTTTATAATACGTTCATTATGGTTGCGCTAGCTTTTGTTGTCCGTTTCTTGCCGCAAGCTATGCAGGCAGGTGAGGCTTCGTTAAGCCTTGTATCACCAAGAATTGATGAAGCTGCCAGGAGTTTGGGATATCCCCCTTGGAAGGTTATGTATAAAGTTATTCTGCCAACGATTTTACCAGGGATTTTAGCGGGTGGAGCGCTAGTTTTTGTTAGTTCAATTAAAGAGCTCCCGGCTACATTAATGTTAAGACCGCCCGGATTTGATACGTTAGCCGTCAGAGTATATTTTGAAGCCTCAGAAGCAATCTATCATTTAGCAGCACCCGCAGCTTTGCTAATTGTTTTAGTCTCAATAATTCCGTTACGTTATATGTTGAAAAAATATTAA
- a CDS encoding extracellular solute-binding protein: MNKMLKLFLFTILALGLVLAAACGGNNEPANEPENEKVENEQDEQPEEEVVELDGEIVVYSNRNENFTLPLLEKFEAETGVEVVALHGADALQIQEEAGNVQADVFISNDLGALGYLDMQGLLEGHDFEGIESIPAEFRADDNAYFAISARARGFIYNKDMITEEDMPKSNEDLFDAKWAEVENGYAITRGGNGGMIGHISALRYEWDDEKTADWIKSVKDNAAGVMEGHGDIRKAVGAGEHAFGLVNNYYFHQQLLEPDNNNVGFIYLDQEEGQMGVVANAAGAGLVKGGPNEVNAKAFIEWLLLPENQVAFVGESLELLINSEYGAVYPAEVQPHIIEFTDLKVQDMAIKELGNYFEDTKALIEQSGLDLELR, translated from the coding sequence ATGAACAAAATGCTTAAGTTATTCTTATTCACAATCCTAGCACTAGGACTAGTACTAGCAGCAGCTTGCGGCGGAAATAATGAGCCAGCAAATGAACCAGAAAATGAAAAAGTAGAAAACGAGCAAGACGAACAACCTGAAGAAGAAGTAGTAGAATTAGACGGTGAAATTGTGGTATACTCAAACCGCAATGAAAATTTCACACTACCATTACTTGAGAAGTTTGAAGCAGAAACTGGAGTAGAAGTTGTAGCGTTACATGGAGCGGATGCTCTTCAAATTCAAGAAGAAGCTGGAAATGTTCAAGCTGATGTTTTCATTTCAAACGACCTTGGAGCTTTAGGGTATTTAGACATGCAAGGCTTACTAGAAGGGCATGACTTTGAAGGTATTGAGTCAATTCCTGCAGAATTCCGTGCAGACGACAATGCATACTTTGCAATCTCAGCTCGTGCACGTGGGTTTATTTACAATAAAGATATGATTACTGAAGAAGATATGCCTAAGAGTAATGAAGATTTATTTGATGCTAAATGGGCAGAAGTAGAAAATGGCTATGCAATTACTCGTGGTGGTAACGGTGGTATGATCGGTCACATTTCGGCGCTTCGTTACGAGTGGGACGATGAGAAAACTGCTGATTGGATCAAGTCAGTTAAAGACAATGCTGCTGGAGTTATGGAAGGTCATGGTGATATTCGTAAAGCTGTAGGTGCTGGTGAGCATGCATTCGGTCTAGTGAATAACTATTACTTCCACCAACAATTATTAGAGCCTGACAACAACAACGTCGGTTTCATTTATCTTGACCAAGAAGAAGGTCAAATGGGTGTTGTTGCTAACGCAGCAGGAGCAGGTTTAGTTAAAGGTGGACCAAACGAAGTAAACGCAAAAGCATTTATCGAGTGGTTATTATTACCTGAAAATCAAGTTGCATTTGTTGGAGAATCTTTAGAACTACTTATTAATTCAGAATATGGTGCAGTTTACCCAGCAGAGGTACAACCTCATATTATTGAATTTACTGACTTAAAAGTTCAAGATATGGCTATTAAAGAATTAGGAAATTATTTTGAAGATACAAAAGCTTTAATAGAACAATCAGGATTAGACCTTGAATTAAGATAA